From the genome of Arthrobacter alpinus, one region includes:
- a CDS encoding 3-hydroxyacyl-CoA dehydrogenase family protein: protein MGAGIAHAFLMAGCEVLVVERDDDAAAGARERVGSSVAKSVERGLADGTAEGRTVSRGIIMQRLSVSTDYAAFVPCELVVEAVPEIWDLKVSSLQGVEKHLSEAAVLASNTSSLSMSGLAAELARPSNFIGLHFFNPVPASTLIEVVIAKQTRPELVATAKGWVEALGKTAVVVNDAPGFASSRLGVAIALEAMRMVEEGVASAEDIDAAMVLGYKHPTGPLRTTDIVGLDVRLGIAEYLAETLGERFAPPAILREKVARGELGRKSGKGFFDWQ from the coding sequence ATGGGCGCCGGCATTGCCCACGCCTTCTTGATGGCTGGCTGCGAGGTGCTGGTGGTGGAGCGCGACGACGACGCAGCAGCAGGTGCGCGTGAGCGTGTGGGATCCTCGGTGGCGAAGTCAGTGGAGCGGGGACTGGCCGACGGCACGGCGGAGGGCCGCACAGTCAGCCGCGGCATCATCATGCAACGTCTGAGCGTGTCCACCGACTACGCCGCCTTTGTCCCCTGTGAATTGGTGGTGGAGGCGGTCCCGGAAATCTGGGACCTGAAGGTGTCCTCCCTGCAAGGGGTGGAGAAGCACCTCTCGGAGGCGGCAGTGCTGGCCTCGAACACCTCCTCGCTGTCCATGTCCGGGCTGGCCGCCGAGCTAGCGCGGCCGTCGAACTTCATCGGCCTGCACTTCTTCAACCCGGTCCCGGCCTCCACCTTGATCGAGGTCGTCATCGCCAAGCAGACACGCCCTGAACTGGTGGCCACGGCGAAAGGCTGGGTGGAAGCGTTGGGCAAGACCGCCGTCGTGGTTAACGACGCCCCGGGCTTCGCCTCCTCCCGGCTCGGTGTGGCGATCGCGCTGGAGGCCATGCGCATGGTGGAAGAGGGCGTGGCGAGCGCCGAGGACATCGATGCCGCCATGGTGCTCGGCTACAAACACCCCACAGGCCCGCTGCGCACCACCGACATTGTGGGCCTGGATGTGCGCCTGGGCATCGCCGAATACCTGGCCGAAACGCTGGGTGAGCGGTTCGCGCCGCCGGCGATCCTGCGCGAGAAGGTGGCCCGCGGCGAGCTGGGCCGCAAGTCCGGCAAGGGATTTTTTGACTGGCAATAG